The genomic stretch CATGTGAGCTCAGATTAACGTTTGATGATGAATAATGGAACTGCTATTCTTTGACCTTCACCTTGCTTCCTGACTGAAGGTCGGGCGGCGGTTTCAGGACGACCCTGTCGCCGGGGGAGAGCCCCTTTCCCACTTCGACCATCCGGCCGAACGGATCTCCGAGTTCCACCGGCTCCGCGGTCACTGCGTCGTCCCTGACAAGGAACACAATTTTCTTTCCGTCCCTCACCGCGATCGCATCGGCGTCGACAGCAAGCCTCGGTTTCGAAGAGAGGGAGTCGCCGGTCCCTTTTGCGAGAAAATGGACCTTGGCCCCCATCTCCGGAAGGACCCGTTTATCGCGCTCAAGGAAGCGGATCTTCGTGAGCACGGTCGCTTTCGCCCGGTCGGCGGTCGGAACGATTTTGTCCACCATCCCCCGGTACCGCTTGTCGGGGTAGGCGTCGAGGGCGATTTCACACGGCTGCTCCTGCGCGATCCGCTCGATGTTGGACTCGGAGACGTCCGCCTCGACTTCCAGCGAAGACATGTCGGCGAGCGTCACGACCGCCACCTTGGAGCTGGCGCCTGCCGCGAACGGGGCGACCACTTCGCCGACGTCGGCATTCTTCGTGAGGATCGTTCCGTCGAACGGCGCGCGGATCATCGTATTCTCGAATTGCACCTGCGCCCACTTCAGGGCGGCGTCTTTCGATTGGATGGTCGCCACGACCCTGTCGTAGCGCGCCAGCGCCCCGTCGTATTCGGCCTGCGAGATCAGTCCGCGGGCCAGCAGCGCCTTGGCGCGGTCGAGCGAACGGGAGGCGTCCGCGCGGTCGGCCCGGGCCAGTTCCAGGTCCGCCTTTGCCTGGGCCAGTGCGGCCTCGACGTCGGCGCTTTCGATCCTGGCGATAATGTCCCCCTTTTTGACACGGTCTCCTTCATGATATCCGAGAAAGACGATGCGGCCGGTGGCCTTTGAGGCGATCGAGGCCTTCTGTTGTGCCACGACGTAGCCGCTGGCGGTGAGGATCTCATTCGACTGGGAGGGCGAAACGAAGGCGACCGTCGTCACGTCCACGAGGACGGCGCCGCCCACCGAGCTGCGGATGAAAATGAATGCGACGAGTCCGAGGAAGAGCGCCCCGGCAAGATAGAGGATAAGCCCGCTCCTGGACCGCGGGGGTTCCCCGGTTTCGCGCCGGATTTTAAGTTTTGAGAGGTCTTCCTGTGCCGTTTGCAAAACTCTGTACGAGAAAGTGAAGAGTGGAATGAATTGGGGCGGTGGCGGAAAGATAGAAAAATCGGAAATGGTTTGCAAGTGGAGCTCTCCCGCTTGAATATCAGGCTAAGTTTTTGCTTATTTTAGCGAACAATGTATATCCTGGGGATTGAGACATCATGTGACGAGACATCTGCGGCCGTCCTGCAGGACGGTGTGGTGCGATCGAACGTGATCTCCTCGCAACTTATCCACAGCCAGTATGGCGGAGTCGTCCCGGAGCTTGCATCGAGGGCCCACCAACGGCTGATCGTCCCCGTCGTGGACGATGCCCTCAGGATCGCCGGAATCCGGAAGAATCAGCTCGATGCCGTGGCAGTCACCTACGGCCCCGGCCTGATGGGGGCGCTCCTGGTGGGCCTCAGCTTCGCCAAGGCTCTTGCCTACGGTCTCCGGATCCCGCTCATTGGCGTGAATCACATGGAGGCGCATATCTATTCGAATTTCATCGGCGATCCCAAGCCGGAATTTCCCTTTCTCTGTCTGATTGTCTCCGGAGGACACACGCAGCTTGTCCTCATCCGGCAGCCGCTCGAACATGAACTGCTCGGGGAAACGCTCGATGACGCCGCGGGAGAGGCGTATGACAAGGTGGCGAAAATGCTGGGGCTCGGGTTCCCCGGGGGCCCGGCAGTCGATAAGCTCGCCCGGGAGGGGGATCCCCATTTTGTCGAGTTTCCGCGCTCCCTCCTGGGGGACGACAGCCTGGATTTCAGTTTCAGCGGGGTGAAAACCGCGATGCTCTACTGGCTACGGGATAACGGACATCTTCACCCGGGAAACCATGCGCCTGGAAGCGTCAAGCCTCCCGCCCCGGTGGCAGACCGGATACCTGACCTCTGCGCGAGTTTTCAATCCTCCATCATGGACGTGCTCGTCGAAAAGCTCCGGCGGGCGGTGGTCAGTACCGGCGTGGGGAACGTCGGCATCGCAGGCGGAGTCTCCGCGAATTCAGAGCTCAGGCGGCGGGCTGAAGCCCTGGCGCGAGAGAGAGGGTTCCGGCTCTTCATCCCCCGGCTGGAATATTGCACGGACAATGGCGCGATGATCGCAATGGCGGGAACTCTCCGGTTCATGAAAGGCATCACAGCCGGTTTGGAGCTGAACGCCGTCCCGAACCTGTCCCTCTGATGGGGCGCAGGGGACTCCTGTGATCGATCGCGTGAGCGCGAGTCCTTCAGGCGATCGTCTCGTGGCGCGCGCGTTGCCTGTGATACTTGCCGGAGGGGGAGCCATGTGCGTCTATGCGGCATGGAACGCCTTCCGGGTGAACGGGGCGTTCGGTTTCCCTCTCGACGATCCCTGGATTCACCTGCAGTTCGCAAGGAACCTGCACGATTATGGGGTGTTCTCATACTATAAGAATGAGATGGCGACCTCGGGATCGACTTCCCCGCTTTATACCGCGCTGCTCGCGCTTGGCTTTTTCATCATCCCGAACGAATTCGCCCTGAGTTACACATTCGGGATCGTTTTCCTGCTCCTCTCCGCCTTTGTTCTCTTTAAACTCGCGCGGCTCCTTCTCGGGAGCCAGCTCGCGGCCGTCGGAGCGGCGCTCCTCCTCCTCTTCGAGCCCCGGTTGGAATGGGTTGCCCTTTCAGGAATGGAAACGACGCTCTTCGTACTGGCGATCCTTTCTGCCTGGTACTTCTACGCTACCCGGAACAGGCTCGCCCTCGGCCTTTGCGCCGGACTGGCGATATGGGTCCGCCCGGATGCGGTCATTTTCCTGGCGGCGCTCTCCATTGATGTCCTCTACCGGCGATCCCTCTCCCGACCCGCGGCGTCCGGCAGGAAAACGGCGCCGGTTGCGCCACAAGGATCGGCCTGGCTCCTCCGGCCAGTCCTGATCGCGGCTCTCCTCGCGTGCGCCTACATCGCGTTCAATCTCTGGCTGTCCGGGTCGATCTTTCCGAACACCTATGCGGCGAAGTTGAAGAAGTACTCGGGGGGCACCGAACATTTTCTGGCCGAGGTATGGACATTCATAACCGCCGGGCACCTCGTCCTGTTTTCGCTCTTCATGGCCATCGGGACTCTCTCGGTCGTCCGGTCCGTTGCCGGGCGAAAGGAGGAGGGTCTTCTCCTCGCTCTCCTCTGGCCCGCAGGGATGATTCTTGCCTACTGGAAGAACCTGCCCTACCTCTACCAGGAGGGAAGGTACGTGATGCCGATTCTCCCCTTCATCATACTCCTGGGCCTCAGGGGAGTGTCAACATCACTCCTGGTGGCCGGGAAGGCTGTCAGGAGCCTCACACGGCGGAGAGTCATGTCCCTCGCCACGGCGGGGCTCATCGCTCTTTTCTGGATACAGTTTGCCTCGGCGTCATGGGAGATGAAGGAGAGGTACGCGGACTCGTGCAGATACATCGGCGAACGGCAGGTGCGAACCGCGATGTGGATCCGCGAGCATCTCCCCGAAACCGCATGTGTCGCGACCCACGATATCGGGGCCATAGGGTTCTATTCCGGCCGGAGGGTGGTCGATATGGTCGGCCTCGTCTCCCCCGAAATGATCGACAATATCGGAAGCCTCGACAAACTGATGCGCTTCCTGATCCGCAGGAAGGTCACGCACCTTGCGGTGCTGCGGAACTGGTTTGAGGTGGTCAACGAAAACCCGCTGTTCCAAACGGATGAACTCTCTCCGGAAATTATGGAGGTGTTTCCATTCGATCCCGCCCGCACACACTTCACCCCCGGAGTCGTGGGCGAGATGACCGGGAGCGCTGAATATTACCTCTCGAAAGGCGACCCGCGCAGCGCGCGGTCCATCCTCGAGCAATCGCTGAGAAGCGATCCCCGTTCTTCGAGGACGCATTATCTGCTGGGCCGGGCGTATCTCGAGCTGGGCGACCCGGAGAAAGCCGACTGGGAGATCAGGGAAGCCCTCCGGTTGCATCCCCGGTTTTGGGATGCGCGCTCCGCGAGCGCGGAGATCTCGGTGAAGCGAAACCGGCCGGAGCAAGCGGTCGCGATCCTCGAAGAATTACTCCGTGAGAACCCCCGCTATGCCGCGGGTTACAGGATGCTCGCCGGAGTGTACGGTTCGGTGCTCGGCGATACACTCAAGTCGAGGCAATACCTCGATCAGTACGACAGTATGATGAAGGGGGCGAAGTGACCAAGTGGATTCTCCGCGCCCTGGTTCTTCTCCTGGTCGGCGGGATCGTTCTCATCTATGAAATCCTCTGGGGGCCGAACTCGTTCGGGAGCGACCGGTTTGTCATCGTCTCCAAGGGGGAGAGCTTTGTTCAGATCCTCGACTCGTTCGACCGCGAAGGCATCATCCGGAGCAGGCTTCTCTTCGACGCGGCGGGCCGGTTGCTCGGCCTCACGACAAAAATGCAGATCGGAAAGTACCGGTTCAGGAGCGGGATGTCGAACACCGAGATGCTGGAGGATCTGCGTTTCGGAAAAACCATCGAACCGATCACGGTCACCATTCCCGAAGGGTTGAAATCGTCCCGCCAGGCCCGGATTTTTGCGCGGAGTCTGGGGATCGATTCCCTCCGGTTCATGACGCTTGTCTATGATTCGACGTTCGCCCACTCGCTCGGGGTTCTCTCGCCCTCCCTGGAAGGCTACCTGATGCCCGATACCTACAAGCTCTACTGGCAGATGGACGAAGAAGAGATCATCAAGGACGAAGTCGCCCAGTTCTGGAGGTTCATGAACGACACGCTCCTGGCGCACGCCGATTCGAGCGGGAGGTCGCTCAATGACATCCTCGCCATGGCCTCGATCGTCGACGCCGAAACGAAAATCGATTCCGAGCGGGCAGTCGTCGCCGGGGTCTACTATAACCGCCTTGAAAAGAAGATGAGGCTCGAGGCGGATCCGACCATCCAGTTCATTCTGGAAGACGGGCCGCGCCGCCTGAAGTTCAGCGACCTGTACCGCGAATCGGCCTACAACACGTACCGGCATACCGGCCTCACCCCCGGACCGATCAATAATCCGGGAAGGGCCTCGATCCGCGCGGCGCTCTACCCCGTCAGGCACAAGTTTTTATTTTTCGTCGCCAACGGGATGGGGGGGCACACGTTCACCCGGAGCTACAACCAGCACCGCCGGGCCGCCCAGCGCTTCCGGAAGTTCCGCGAAGAGCAGCAGGTCCTGAAAGAGGAGGATTAGAAGACGCCCGTCCGAACCGTTCCGTCGCCCGCCCAGGCGCTGCTGCATGCTCTTCTCTGCGGCATCATCCTGACGACCTCATTCTTTTGCGCCGGCCAGGTCGCACCCTCGGGCGGCCCGCCCGATACCACCCCCCCGGTGATTGTAAGCTCCTACCCGTCGCACGGAGCGCTCGGTTACCGGGACAACCGGCTGAACCTTGTGTTCAACAAGTATGTGGATCACTCGAGCGTGGAAGGATCGCTTTTCATTTCGCCGTCGGTCGGCGAACTGAACATCGCGTGGAGCGGGACGGAAGTGGAAATCCGGTTCTCGGATTCCCTGCGGCCGAACACCACCTATATCCTCACGGTCGGCACCGACGCGGTCGACACCAGAAAGAACAGGATGGCGAGCGCGTTCGCTCTTCCCTTTTCGACCGGCGAACATCTCGACTCCGCGAGCGTGTCGGGGAAAGTGTTCGACACGGCTCCGGGCGGTATCATGATCTTCGCCTACATCCTGGGGGGCCAACGGGGCGATACGCTCAACCCCACCCATACGAAGCCGGATTATGAGACCCAGACGGGGAAGGACGGGTCGTTTGTTCTGACGAACCTAGCCCTGGGGAGCTATCGGGTGATCGCGGTCCGCGACGAATACAGGAATCTCCTCTACGACCGCCAGACGGACGAGTTCGGGATGGCGACCTCGGATCTTCTGCTCGACAGCGCGAGGATGAAGATCGCGGGGATCCAATTCCGGATGACGAAGGAAGACACCACCCGCCCCTTTCTCTCAAGCGCGAGACCGCTCGACCGCTCGCACCTGCTTCTCCGCTTCAGCGAGGCGATGGACACCACAGGCGTCCGTGGGAGCTCGATTTCCATTCTCGATACCGCAACACACGAGAGTCTTCCGGTCCGGGATTTTTCGTTCGTGGACGGCTCGCTCCTTGCCGCCCAGGCTGTCACTGCGGACCAGGAGAGCAGCAAAACCTACCGTGCGGCATTATCGGGGATGAAGGACTTGCATGGAAACCCCCTGAATTCCCTTGCGGGAACGGGAGTCTTCACGGGTTCGCCTCTCGCCGACACGTCGAAGCCGGCGATAAAGCTGAGAGAGATTGAGGAGGGGGGAAGGAACGTTCCGGTGGAGGACAGCGTCGAAATCTTCTTCAGCGAGGCGATTCATCCCGCGGGCTTCGAGCACGCGTTCCAGTTGAGGGATACGTCAAACAAGCCTGTCGCCGGAAGCTTCAGGTGGTGGAGTTCGGCGCAGGTATCGTTCATCCCTGCGCGCGCTCTCAGCCTGTCAACGAGCTACCTCGTGAAAGTCGCGCTCGATTCGGTGAAGGATTTTTCAGGAAACCGGGCGGCGGATACCGTCTGGACGAGAAGGTTTCAGACTCTCGAGGAAAAAGCGGTGGGGAGCATCAAAGGGAAGGTGGTGGACGATTCCGCCGGAGCCGCGGGAACGATTTACATTGTCGCCTCCAATATCGCCTCCAGGGATGTGAAACCGATGAACGAAGCCCTCTCTTCTCCGGGCGCGTTCGTCTTTGAGCGGGTTCTCGAGGGGAAGTACACGATCGCGGGCTTCAGGGATTCGAACGGCGACGGAGGGTATTCGTTCGGGATGCCGTTTCCCTATCGTCCCTCGGAACGGTTCGACGTCTTTCCCGACACTCTGAAGGTAAGGGCACGATGGCCGCTGGAGGGGGTCGTCCTCCGCTTCCGCTAGCCCGCCGGTGATACCTCACTTTGGCGGCTTCCCTCCCCAGCTCGTCATGCTGACATGCTTTAGGTCAGCATCTTCCAACTCTTTTTGAATGATCCCGACCTGAAACATGTCGGGATGACGGCAAAAGATGAAAAAGCCACGCTCCGAACCCGCCGGGTTACTGGCGGTGATGTTCGATCTGTTTCTCCGGCTCAATGTTCAACTCGGGCGGCTTCGGAGGGAGATTCTTCAGGATGTTGTCCGGAACGATCCATGCCTGGTTGAAGCCGAGACCTCCCAGCCGTTTCAGCAGCCGGGCTGCGGAGGCCCGGTCCTCGTAATTGCCCACCCGCACCTTGTAGTAGGGAGAATCGAAGACAAGATAGGTCCATTCGTCCGGAAAACGGCTTTCCACGCTGTCCCTCACCTGAACCGCTTCGTCGATATCCTGCGTCAGCAACACCTGCACCCTGAATCCGGGGATTGTCTCCGGCACCGCGGTTGTGATAACGTTTGCGGCTTCGACAGCCGAGCGCTGCGTGATCTCCGCCTGTTTTACCACTTTGATATCGGCATCGTAGTCGGCGGGGTTGAACGACTTTTCGAACCGCTGGAGAAACCCGGCGTCGGACGGGATGCGCTCGGTCTTCGGTTCAACGGCCCTGGTGCCGGAACAATTCCAGAGCGAAATTGTTCCGAGGAGGAGAATTCCCGTCAGGACGATGAACGGGCGGTCACTTCTGGGGAATGTCTGTGGTCCACGCATCCTTGTAATCGCCGGGGTATTTTTGGAGCATCTCGTCGCGGAACTTCCGCGCGTCGTCTTTCGTCGCAAAACTCCCGACAAGCACCTTGTACAGGTAGCTCGTCCGGTCGTAATAGGTGTTGACGCTCACCGAGAACCGCTCCCGCGCGAGCGCGGCGACGCGATCGGCGTTATCCTGTTTCTGATAGGCCCCGACCTGAACCGCGAAGCCGGACGCCTGGCCGGAGGGGGAGGATGGTTCGTAGGCGGGCCTGCTCGTATTGTCGACTTTTACGTCGAACGTATCGCTCTTGGCGGGGCCGCCGGCCGGATTCTGACCGGAGGGGCTTTGAACCGTCGAAGAGCCGCCCTTCTCAGCCGAGCTTTCCTTCGATCCGGAGCATCCCCCGGCGAGGAGCAGTGCGACGAGAGCCCAGAGAACGAGCGATGGCTTGAACACATTCATGGTAACCTCGGATTGTGATGAACGTTAATATGATTGAGCCGCTTTCACCGCGGGAGCCTCTTTGCTCTCGCCGTTCCCGCCCACGATCTTCACGCTCGCGCTTGCGCCGATGCGGTCGGCTCCGCTTGCGACGAGTGCGAGGGCCTCTTCCCGGGTCCGCACTCCTCCGGAGGCTTTCACTCCCATCGCGGATCCGACGACATGCCGCATAAGCGCGATATCGCCGACGGTGGCTCCCCCTTTCGCGAAACCCGTCGAAGTCTTCACAAAATCCGCCCCCGCACGCTTCGCCAGAATACACGCCTTTATTTTCTCTTCGTCCGTAAGGAGGGAGGTCTCAAGAATCACCTTGGTAAGAGCCCGGTAGCGCCGGGCGGTGGTGACGACCCCGAAGATGTCATTTTCCACGTAATCGTATTCGCCGGATTTGAGCATCCCGACATTCACCACCATGTCGAGCTCTGTCGCCCCGTCGCGGAGCGCCTGTTCCCCCTCGAATGCCTTTCCCGCGGAGGTGATGGCGCCGAGGGGAAACCCGATCACCGTGCAGACCTTCACGGGCGTATCCCGGAGCAGCTTTGCGCAGAGTGAGACATAGCAGGGGTTGATGCAGACGCTTGCAAAATTGTATTTCTTCGCCTCCCGGCAGAGCACGGTGACCTGCTCTTTTGTGGCTTCGGGTTTGAGAAGGGTGTGGTCGATCATCCGGGCCAGTTCCGTTTCGATCCCGCCGGCGGCCTCGATCCCCATGCCTGCGCTGACACGAGCGGCCCCGGTGTGGACGATGGTCTTGACGCCTTCCCTGTTGTGGATGACGCAGAGGCCGTCGCTGCAGATACCGTCCTTACAGCACGATTTCCCGCCGGAGCTTTCGTGAAGGATCGATTCGACGAGCCGTTCAACCTCGCCTGGCAGCATCATTCCCTTCGGACAAATTGAGAAAATCCCACTATTCAGCTTCAATATACAACTTTATGAAAAAGAAACAAGCCCGCGTATTTTGTCATCCTGAGCGAAGCGAAGGATCTCGCAGGTCGGAAAGACGAGATCCTTCGGTCGCTACGCTCCCTCAGGATGACACGTTGGGTGAAATCGAGACACGACTGGTGCTTCTTGTATCTCTCGGGGCATTTTCTTAGATTCCCTTCGGTTTGACACCCATAACCTGAACCTTCCATGCGAATCTGCACCCGGACTCTATTTTTTCTCCCGGCGCTCGTCTTGTTGTGCGGCCCGGAGGTTCGCGCACAGGATAATAGCGCGTACAACTTTCTCCAGCTCGATGTCGGCGCGCGCGCCGCGGCGCTAGGCGGCGGTCCGGTGGTGATGGTCGATGATCCGAACGCCATCTTTTACAACCCCGCCGCGCTCGGGACGCTGACCCAGCGCAGAGTCTCCTTCGGTTTTTTCAAGCACCTTCTCGATATTAATGCGGGGCACGCCAGCTTCGGGACGGAAATTCCCAACCTGGGGTTTGTGGGCGCGGGGATCGTCTATATCAATTACGGCGAGTTTAACCGCACCGGCGAAGAGGGGGAGGATTTAGGGACATTCCATGCGGGCGAGCTCGCGGTGACCGCGGGCTATGCAGGGGCATTGCGGCCGGGGCTCGAGTATGGAGTGAACGCAAAATTCATCTACTCGTCGATCGCAGAGGCGCACTCTTCCGCCGCGGCTGTCGATCTGGGGTTGCAGTATGTGGCGATCCCCGACAGAATCACGCTCGGGATAAGCCTGCTCAACCTGGGGACCCAGCTCAATCCTTACGTCAACACACGGGAAGATCTCCCGCTCAACCTGCGCGTCGGGGCCGAGATCTACCCGGAACACCTCCCGGCGGCTCTCCTACTGAGCCTGGACCGGCTCAACGAGAAACAGGACTCCTTCGGTGAGAGGTTCAGGGCCTTCTCGGTGGGGCTCGACCTGCTTCCCGGGCCGAACGTCCACCTCCGGATCGGGTACAATAACGGACAGAGGCAGGATTTGAAAGTCCTTTCGAGTTCGGGGCTGGCGGGGTTTTCGATCGGAGGGGGGATCAACACGGACATGTACAGCGTCGATTATGCCTACTCGTCGCTCGGCCAGATCGGCGCCGTGCACCGGATCAGCATAACGTTCTGACCGGCGCGGCTCAGAATTTCTTGTAGGGGGTTTTCAGGTACCGCCCGGCCTGCTCGTGGGCGCCCTGGTAGTCGTCGAGCGCAAGCACCTTCCGGTACTGCTTCACCGCAAGATCCCGCTTCATCTGCAGGTCGTAAATCATCCCGATTTTCAGATTCACTCCCACCATGAAACCGGTCGGATCCTTATCGAGGAGCCGTGAAAGCTCGTCGCACCGGTAGAAGTGCTCGAGGGAGGCGGGATAGTTTGCCGTGTTCATCTCCTGCACGCCCAGATAATAGCGCGCCTCCCGTTCGAGGAGCCGGTCGTATCCGCGGTTCTTGTGCTCGACTCTCTCCAGGATCTCCCTGAAGGCAGTTGCACACGCTTCCCAGTTTCCGAGCGAGGCATAGCAGCGCCCGACATACTTGTGAAAGATCGGGTTGTTCGGGAACCGCGCGTGGAGTCTTAACGAAAGGGGGAGGGCCTGGTCCGGTTTTTTCTCGTAATTCTGCAAGACCTGCAGGAGAAAATAGGTCGCTTCAATGCTCGCGTACGTCCCGTTGGAGGCCGTCCTCGCGAGCTCTTTCAGGCCTTTCTTCTTGTTGCCTTCCGGAAAAAAAATCATGAAGGGTTTCACGAAAGGGTAAAGGTCGGGGATGATAGCGGCATAATAATGGTACAGACCCATGCCGAGGAGGACGTCGTTGTTCTCCGGCGCCAGTTTGTACGCCTCCTCCACGATGGGAAGGGCCGCGCGGCCGTCGCTCGCCGCCTTGAGCCAATCCTCCCGGTTGCCGTGCAACCTTCCCCGAAATCCGAGCGCTCCCCCTTTGAAAAAGAGCGCCGCTGTGTCGTGTTCGTTCTTATCGAGCCGCTTGTCGCACAGATCGATCACCCGGTCCAGTTCGGAAAGGAAGCGGTCGTCGTAGGCCGTGTTCTCAATGTCCGTGACGATTCTCCACCAGTCGACCATCGCGAGGAAAAAATAACCCGCCGGATGATCAGGCATCCGGCGGGCGATGTATTGAAACTCGGTCTTTGCGCTGTCGAACGAGAGATTGTAGACCTCCTCGATCCCCCGGTGAATGCGCGCTTCGGTTGCGGAATCGCCGATCCATTGGGCCGGCGAGGCGACGACAGAGAGCGCCGCAAGGAGCCCGATGCACATGCCCCTCGGTACTTTAAGGGACGGCCGGACGGATCCCGCTCTCAGAAGCTCCGGACTACGCGAAATCACTCGAGCTGGTTGTTCGCCGCGGCTTCCTTCAGCTTGTCGTTGGCGAAGATCGCCACTTCGACCCGCCGGTTCTGCTGCCGCCCTTCGGCGGTCGTATTCGAGGCGACCGGTGCGGTTTCACCGAAGCCCCTCGTCGTAATCCGGGACCCGGCGACGGAAAGGCCCTTCAGGTAGTCGGCGACCGACTGGGCCCGGCGCTCGGACAGGCGCTGATTGTAATCGGCTGTACCGGTCGAGTCGGTGTGGCCGTCGACCAGGATGTTCGTGTCGGGGTACTTGTTCAGGATCTTCGCGAGACTGGAGATGTTCGATTCTGCGGTGGGTTGAAGATCGGATGCGTTCGTCTTGAAGAGAATCCCGGAATCGAACGTGATCTTGATTCCCTCGCCGACCCGCTCAATCTTTGCGTTCTTGATGTCATTTCTCATCTCCTCGGCCTGCTTGTCCATATAATGACCGATCAGCACGCCTGCGGTGCCTCCGACCGCGGCCCCGATGATGACCCCGGCGGCAGTATTCCCCGCCGCGTGTCCGATGATCCCGCCGATAATTCCCCCGGCAGCAGCTCCTATTCCACCCCCCTTGACGGTGTTGCTCGCCCCGCAGCCCATCATGAGAAGGGAAGCGCAGATCACCAGAACGGTGAAGAGTTTGATGGGAGTTGTCATGGCGTCTCTCCTCTGAAATGATGTAAGTGTTGAGTTTGGATGGTTGCTATGCAGCTGAAATCCTTGAGGTAAGATATGAAACCACCCTGTCACTCGCAATTCGCTCCTGGGCCATCGAGTCGCGTTCCCGCACCGTGACAGTCTGATCCTCCAGCGTTTGCGAATCGACGGTGATGCAGAACGGTGTCCCGATTTCGTCCTGCCGCCGGTAGCGGCGCCCGACCGCGCCGCTCGCATCGTAAGAAACCCGGAGAGCGCTTCTCAACTCCTGTTCGATCTTCTTCGCTATTTCGGGCATTCCGTCCCGGTTCACGAGCGGAAAGACCGCGGCTTTGATCGGGGCGAGTCTCGGGTGGAGCTTCAGTACCACGCGGGTCTCCGCCGTCCCTTCGGCCGTGGGCGCTTCCTCCTCGGCATAGGCGTTCACGAGAAACGCCATACACGACCGGCTCGCTCCGGCCGATGTTTCGATGATATACGGCGTGAATTTCTCCTTCGATTCCTCTTCGAAATACTTGAGGCTTTTCCCGGAAAACTGCTCGTGCCGGGAAAGATCGAAATCGGTGCGGTTGTGCACCCCTTCGATTTCGCCCCAGCCGAACGGGAAGGAATATTCAACGTCGTAGGCATCCTTGGCGTAATGGGCGAGCTTCCCGGGCTCGTGGCGGTGCCAGCGGAGCTTGCCGGACTCCATCCCGAGCCGGTTGAACCAGCTCATCCGCTGTTCGCGCCAGTATTCGAACCATTCGACGTCGGTTCCCGGTTTCACAAAGAACTGCATCTCCATCTGCTCGAACTCCCGCGTCCGGAAGAGGAAGTTCTTCGTGTTGATCTCGTTCCTGAACGCCTTGCCGATCTGGGCGATGCCGAACGGGATCTTCTGGCGGGAGGAGGACTGAACGTTGAGAAAGTTCACGAAGATCCCCTGGGCCGTCTCGGGGCGTAGGTAGACGACGGCGCCCGAATCCTCGACCGGCCCGACGAATGTCTTGAACATCAGGTTGAATGTCCGGGCCTCCGTGAAGGTCCCCTTGTTTCCGCAATTGGGACAATTCAGGACCGGGAGGAATTTTTGGGGTTCAAGCTCCGCGCGCCTGCGGAATTCTTCCGTCATCAGAGTCTCGTCCGCGGGGAGCGCGGCCCCCGGCTCGACGGCGCGGAGAAGTTCCTTCTGCTTTTTGACCGACAGCTCCTCGAAGAGGATGTCGACGCGATAGCGGGATTTGCACTGCCGGCAATCGACCATCGGATCGGTGAAATTCTCCACGTGGCCGGAGGCCTCCCACACTTTCGGGTGCATGAGAATCGCCGCGTCGATCCCCTCGACGTTTTCCCGGTATGTCATTTCCTTCCACCACTCGGCCTTGATATTGTTCAGGAGCTCGACGCCCAACGGGCCGTAATCCCATGCGCCGTTCAAGCCGCCGTAGATCTCGCTCGACTGGAAGACGAAGCCCCTCCGTTTGCAGAGCGAGACCAGTTTATCCATCGATACCGTGCCGGGTTTCTCTTTTGCCATTGAACGTACTCTCTCTTTCGTTGATGATGGTGCGGAAAATTCGTGTGGTCCGGATTCAGACTTTCTTAGGGGGCCGGTCCCGGGCATCCCGTCTCAGATTGGGGGTCGGGCGGAGGATGATCGTCTGA from Bacteroidota bacterium encodes the following:
- the mltG gene encoding endolytic transglycosylase MltG, which gives rise to MTKWILRALVLLLVGGIVLIYEILWGPNSFGSDRFVIVSKGESFVQILDSFDREGIIRSRLLFDAAGRLLGLTTKMQIGKYRFRSGMSNTEMLEDLRFGKTIEPITVTIPEGLKSSRQARIFARSLGIDSLRFMTLVYDSTFAHSLGVLSPSLEGYLMPDTYKLYWQMDEEEIIKDEVAQFWRFMNDTLLAHADSSGRSLNDILAMASIVDAETKIDSERAVVAGVYYNRLEKKMRLEADPTIQFILEDGPRRLKFSDLYRESAYNTYRHTGLTPGPINNPGRASIRAALYPVRHKFLFFVANGMGGHTFTRSYNQHRRAAQRFRKFREEQQVLKEED
- a CDS encoding efflux RND transporter periplasmic adaptor subunit; this encodes MQTAQEDLSKLKIRRETGEPPRSRSGLILYLAGALFLGLVAFIFIRSSVGGAVLVDVTTVAFVSPSQSNEILTASGYVVAQQKASIASKATGRIVFLGYHEGDRVKKGDIIARIESADVEAALAQAKADLELARADRADASRSLDRAKALLARGLISQAEYDGALARYDRVVATIQSKDAALKWAQVQFENTMIRAPFDGTILTKNADVGEVVAPFAAGASSKVAVVTLADMSSLEVEADVSESNIERIAQEQPCEIALDAYPDKRYRGMVDKIVPTADRAKATVLTKIRFLERDKRVLPEMGAKVHFLAKGTGDSLSSKPRLAVDADAIAVRDGKKIVFLVRDDAVTAEPVELGDPFGRMVEVGKGLSPGDRVVLKPPPDLQSGSKVKVKE
- a CDS encoding tetratricopeptide repeat protein; the encoded protein is MIDRVSASPSGDRLVARALPVILAGGGAMCVYAAWNAFRVNGAFGFPLDDPWIHLQFARNLHDYGVFSYYKNEMATSGSTSPLYTALLALGFFIIPNEFALSYTFGIVFLLLSAFVLFKLARLLLGSQLAAVGAALLLLFEPRLEWVALSGMETTLFVLAILSAWYFYATRNRLALGLCAGLAIWVRPDAVIFLAALSIDVLYRRSLSRPAASGRKTAPVAPQGSAWLLRPVLIAALLACAYIAFNLWLSGSIFPNTYAAKLKKYSGGTEHFLAEVWTFITAGHLVLFSLFMAIGTLSVVRSVAGRKEEGLLLALLWPAGMILAYWKNLPYLYQEGRYVMPILPFIILLGLRGVSTSLLVAGKAVRSLTRRRVMSLATAGLIALFWIQFASASWEMKERYADSCRYIGERQVRTAMWIREHLPETACVATHDIGAIGFYSGRRVVDMVGLVSPEMIDNIGSLDKLMRFLIRRKVTHLAVLRNWFEVVNENPLFQTDELSPEIMEVFPFDPARTHFTPGVVGEMTGSAEYYLSKGDPRSARSILEQSLRSDPRSSRTHYLLGRAYLELGDPEKADWEIREALRLHPRFWDARSASAEISVKRNRPEQAVAILEELLRENPRYAAGYRMLAGVYGSVLGDTLKSRQYLDQYDSMMKGAK
- the tsaD gene encoding tRNA (adenosine(37)-N6)-threonylcarbamoyltransferase complex transferase subunit TsaD, producing the protein MYILGIETSCDETSAAVLQDGVVRSNVISSQLIHSQYGGVVPELASRAHQRLIVPVVDDALRIAGIRKNQLDAVAVTYGPGLMGALLVGLSFAKALAYGLRIPLIGVNHMEAHIYSNFIGDPKPEFPFLCLIVSGGHTQLVLIRQPLEHELLGETLDDAAGEAYDKVAKMLGLGFPGGPAVDKLAREGDPHFVEFPRSLLGDDSLDFSFSGVKTAMLYWLRDNGHLHPGNHAPGSVKPPAPVADRIPDLCASFQSSIMDVLVEKLRRAVVSTGVGNVGIAGGVSANSELRRRAEALARERGFRLFIPRLEYCTDNGAMIAMAGTLRFMKGITAGLELNAVPNLSL